In Seonamhaeicola sp. S2-3, the genomic window GAACTGTAGGAACCACTTATAACGTTTGGGATGCTTCTGTAGCAGTTAATATTAAACCACTAGAATTAACTATTACAGCCAGTAATATTTTTGATGCCGACTATATAGAAACTGGTTTTGTGCCTATGCCACCAAGTAACGTCTTGTTTGGGTTACGCTATAGTTTTAAATAGTGCGGGTTAAAAATTTGTTAATAATTGGCAACGTTTTCTTAACTTTGGGTTATCTAATTTTTCCAAATTGAAACTGAATCTGCAGGACATTCCTCGGGTAAAAACTATTACTAAAGAGGAGTTTATAGAAAACTATTTTAAACCTCAAAAACCAGTGGTTATTGAGCGTTTTATTGAAGATTGGCCAGCATACCATAAATGGAGTTTAGACTATATTAAATCTATTGCTGGTGATATTACAGTGCCATTGTATGATGACAGACCCGTAGATTATAAAGACGGGTTTAATGAGCCCCATGCTAAAATGAAAATGGCCGATTATATAGATTTGTTAAAACGCGAACCTACAAAATACCGCATTTTTCTGTGGAATATTTTAAAAGAAGTGCCGCAACTACAAAACGATTTTAGCTTTCCAGATGTTGGTTTAAGACTCATGAAAGGTATTCCTATGTTGTTTTTTGGTGGCGAAGACTCGCATACCTTTATGCATTATGACATAGATTTAGCCAACATTTTTCATTTTCATTTTGAAGGTAAAAAGCAATGTATATTGTTCGATCAAAGTCAAACCGAATATCTTTATAAAATACCCCACTCTTTAATAACCAGAGAAGACATAGATTTTAAAAACCCCGATTTAGAAAAATGGCCAGCACTTAAACACGCCAAAGGCTATGTTACCTACCTAAATCATGGCGAAACCCTATACATGCCAGAAGGTTATTGGCATTATATGCGGTATATAACGCCTGGGTTTTCAATGAGTTTACGTGCCATTGCTAGAAATCCTAAAAACTTTAGTAAAGCGCTATATAATATTTTAATTATGCGCCATTTTGATAATGCTATGCGCCGTATAAAAGGCCAAAAATGGATTGATTGGAAAAACCAAAAAGCCATTGTTAAAACCCATAAACAATTAAATATTTAAGGTTTTATTTACAAAACTTGTAATATATTTGCGCTCCTAAAATTAAAACATATCATGAAAAAGATTTTATTATTACTAACATTATTTAGTGTATCATTAATTAACGCACAAGCATTTTTTGGTAAAGGCGATGACAAATTTCAAGTAGGTGCCAACTTGCAAGATAACGCCACAGGAATTAACGTAGCATACGATTTTGGTATGGGCGATAACATATCTTTAGGATTTTCATCAACCTACGCATTGGGTGTAGATGAAGCTTTAGATGCTAGCTTTGGAGACCGTTTTGATATTAAAGCCCGTTTTAATGCTAACTTAGGTAGCGTAGTTAATATTGATGAAAACTTTGATATTTACCCAGGCTTACACGTAGGCCTTAAAAACTTTGGGGGTCACTTAGGAATGCGTTACTTTTTCTCAGATGGGTTTGGTTTATATACAGAATTTAACACCCCTTTTGCTAAGTATAATACAGATACTTTAACACCCGAAGAAAAATTACACAACCAGTTTACGGTAAGTATTGGGGCTGTTTTTGGGTTGTAAGGCTTTTTAAATAACATAACGTTTTGTTGGGTTGAGCTTGTGGAAGTTTAGTTTGGATATGTCAATTTCGACAAGCTCAATTTGACAAGCTTAGGTTTGGAAGGATTGGTTTTGGATATGTCAATTTCGACAAGCTCAATTTGACAAGATTAGGTTTGGAAGGATTGGTTTTGGATGTGTCAATTTCGACAGGCTTAATTTAACAGAATCAATTTGATAAAGGGTTACTCGGTAAGTTCTTTGGCCTTTTGGTAAACCAAATCACTTTCCCAACCTCTATATAGCAGATAGTCTATTATTTTCTTTCTTTTTTTAAACTTATTAGGTTCTTTAATTGAACGCGCTTTTTTTTCGGCTAAATCATTAAAAACCTCGATGTACTCCGTGTCCGATATTTCTGCAAGTGCTTGATTTATATTAACTTTGCTGATGTCTTTTTGCTTCAATTCGTAAGCTAAACGGCGTCGGCCCCAAGCCTTAATTTTAAACTTACCGCTTACAAATGTTTTGGCAAAACGTGCTTCGTTTAAGAAGTTATGCTCTAATAGGTGTACTATAATAACATCTATAGCTTCGGGTATCATATGCATACTCTCTAGCTTTTGCCTAACTTCTTTATGGCAACGTTCTTGGTACGCGCAATAATGCTCTAGTTTTTTAGTAGCTTCTTGTACCGTATATGTTTTTTTGGTTTGCATGGTGTAGCCAAAAATAACAATAGCATTTATAATAAAATATTAAAAAGATACCCAAAACTAAAAAAAACTACTTACT contains:
- a CDS encoding regulatory protein RecX, which encodes MQTKKTYTVQEATKKLEHYCAYQERCHKEVRQKLESMHMIPEAIDVIIVHLLEHNFLNEARFAKTFVSGKFKIKAWGRRRLAYELKQKDISKVNINQALAEISDTEYIEVFNDLAEKKARSIKEPNKFKKRKKIIDYLLYRGWESDLVYQKAKELTE
- a CDS encoding cupin-like domain-containing protein, with protein sequence MKLNLQDIPRVKTITKEEFIENYFKPQKPVVIERFIEDWPAYHKWSLDYIKSIAGDITVPLYDDRPVDYKDGFNEPHAKMKMADYIDLLKREPTKYRIFLWNILKEVPQLQNDFSFPDVGLRLMKGIPMLFFGGEDSHTFMHYDIDLANIFHFHFEGKKQCILFDQSQTEYLYKIPHSLITREDIDFKNPDLEKWPALKHAKGYVTYLNHGETLYMPEGYWHYMRYITPGFSMSLRAIARNPKNFSKALYNILIMRHFDNAMRRIKGQKWIDWKNQKAIVKTHKQLNI
- a CDS encoding DUF6646 family protein; amino-acid sequence: MKKILLLLTLFSVSLINAQAFFGKGDDKFQVGANLQDNATGINVAYDFGMGDNISLGFSSTYALGVDEALDASFGDRFDIKARFNANLGSVVNIDENFDIYPGLHVGLKNFGGHLGMRYFFSDGFGLYTEFNTPFAKYNTDTLTPEEKLHNQFTVSIGAVFGL